Proteins found in one bacterium genomic segment:
- a CDS encoding 4Fe-4S binding protein produces MAGTIKIDRERCKGCELCVHFCPNGCITMEDSFNHKGYRPSCFVKKDECTGCAICARMCPDVAIEVWR; encoded by the coding sequence TTGGCAGGCACAATCAAAATCGACCGTGAAAGGTGCAAGGGCTGTGAGCTGTGCGTTCACTTTTGCCCGAACGGCTGCATAACGATGGAGGACTCTTTCAATCATAAGGGTTATCGTCCATCGTGTTTTGTTAAGAAAGACGAGTGTACGGGCTGCGCCATATGCGCGCGTATGTGCCCGGATGTCGCAATTGAGGTGTGGAGATAG